The following DNA comes from Brassica oleracea var. oleracea cultivar TO1000 unplaced genomic scaffold, BOL UnpScaffold01477, whole genome shotgun sequence.
TTTcgtgttattattttgtaatttatttcaaaGGACTCCAAAAAAGTGTGGACCAGCTTAAAAGGTTATGGACAAAAAAAATGGGacagaacttaggttcaccccctagggtgaacctttaaattcaccccacTATTTAGCACCAATCAAATTtccacatagattattaattaaaaatattaaattaaacaaaaaatagctataaaaaataaaaaatactaattttaacgacgctgaCGCTAACGATTCCAcatagaccctaaaccctaaatcttaaattcaaaaccttataccctaaattctaaactcaagcccaaacccctaaacccaaaccctataccctaaaccctaatcctaaaccctaaaccctaatcctagaccctaaatccaaattatatactttaaacccaaaaaatagactataaacctaactcctataccctaaacccaagtcttagaccctaaacctaaaccttaacccaaaccctatagcatctaagtttggggtttgggtttagggtttgccgtttgggttttaggtctaggatttggatttagggtataggttttgggtttgggtttaagatttaccgtttggacttatggttaaagttttgggtttagggtatataatttaggtttaaggtttacggtttgggtttagggtctaggatttgagtttagggtatagagtttaggtttatagtctagtttttgggtttagtgtatataattttggtttagggtctaagcttagggtttagggtatagggtttggatttaggggtttggatttgggtttagaatttaggctatagggtttggaatttaagatttagggtttagggtttacgtggAAGCGTTAGCAtcgttaaaattaaaattttatagctattttttatttaatttaatgttttttaattaataatctatgtgaaAATTTGattggtgctaaagagtggggtgaatttaaaggttcaccctaggaggtgaacctaagttctgtCCAAAAAAATGCAAGGTTCACACGTAATATTTCAGCCTAAAAaggttaataaaaataaaataaaagataaaagagaaaaaaaatgttcgAGTTTTAGAATTCATGAATACACATGCCATAGCACTacaatgtttttcattttctaactgatccatttttattttaatatcaaagtttgaatatatataattaaactgtagtaaaataacatatttgtttgattatatatattattaaaatagaatctcttatctatattattaaagcagaatctCTTATAGGATTCTTTTATTactttttgaagataattaaaTTGCCATATCATTCctcaaattaataaaacaaaacccaaagTGATTTAgtattatatgttaaaaactcaatctttaaaaattttggatgtaaACAAAGGccaaacattatttattttatttttttattcaaagccaatttaattatattagtaaatctgatatgtattttacattgagttttgagaaaacaaaaaatataaaaaattctattagttttaaaaacttatttatattacagtgctaacttattaaaaatagcaactgaaaataagaattttcaaaaacaaaaccaaaacatacggcattataaaatttatcaatttttaatagaatacGTTGTAAATTTTAAATCGTAGATCATAATCTCGctttaaaacattaataacatattataaaaaattattaatctgaaataagatacttaaaatatctaaactCTCAAGTATAATCATCAAAACGCAAACGTTTAAGTATGAATATGATCTCGGacttttaacaaatatatatgattattatataaagttataaatcaaacaaattctTCCACgaacggatcaaaatctagtattctttattaaaattactaTATCGATGGAGGTGCTAAACTGGTAAGTTTAGTTTTCTCTTATGGAGCATCGAGTTCTCtcggttccaataaaactcctGCGTATCGAGACTAAATGATCGAGTTCCAGCTATATCGTTTGTTGGTCCGTCTAGACGTTTGagtggtaagaaaactccatattgttcttttttttttattcacgaACTTATATTAATGCATAAATGAGAGTTAGGTGCCAGGCACAAAGACTTCTTCCTCAACCAAACATTGTTTAGCTTGTCCAACATTGTTCTTTTCCCTTGATATCCAAGAGAAGGAGATTTCATCAAAATAACTAGAGAACCTACAAACATCCGAGATAATCCCATATAGTTCCGGTTGAGCCTCTCCTGAGGTGAGAGCTTTTATCAGTTGAGCAGAGTCAGATTCGCATCGCAGCCGTTTAAGTCCCCTTTCCTTGCATCTAGCCAGAGCCTCTCTCATGGCTAGTCCTTCTGCAGACAAAGCTGAACCAACAAAACGAGCAGTTAGAGTGAATTCAGCAGTTCCTTCGAGGGTTTTCACTGTCCAACCAAGACCAGCAGTTTGATTTGTAGCTCTCCAAGCCGCGTCTCTATTGACGACCGAACAGTTCGTTGCGACGGAGCTCGGGTTGGGATTTTGCGTGGTGGTggtgattttcttttcttgactGTTCATCCATATTGTTCTGTTTTCAGATTTTCTAGCCCGaagttaatataaatttcattcacaAATATTGAAAGGATGAAACATCTACTCTTGGCATAGATAATTTTTGTAAGAAACGGCATTGGTTTTGGTTCACCCAAAATTAATGAAGCAGAGGCAAAGAGGAGGCAATAATTAGAGTATAATGTAAACATCGACACAAACTCTTTgcacaaacacacataaaactgAAACTGAGAAACCTCAGTTACAACTTGCATCTTCCTTAGACCATTCTCACCAACTTTTATCTTATGGTAGAAGACAAAGAGTCTGTTGTTATTTTGCTCTCATTTGTTCTACATCAGCAAGACCATTCTCCAAAGCTTCCACCAGATTTTCGAAGTAGGTTTTGGTTACTCTAGTTAGGCCAGTCAATTTCATGCGGAAATCATTGAAATCTTTAGACGGATCTCCAGTTTCGCTTACAAACTGTCTAAACTCCACTTCAGCACAATAATGAAGCCTC
Coding sequences within:
- the LOC106321358 gene encoding uncharacterized protein LOC106321358 produces the protein MNSQEKKITTTTQNPNPSSVATNCSVVNRDAAWRATNQTAGLGWTVKTLEGTAEFTLTARFVGSALSAEGLAMREALARCKERGLKRLRCESDSAQLIKALTSGEAQPELYGIISDVCRFSSYFDEISFSWISREKNNVGQAKQCLVEEEVFVPGT